The following proteins are encoded in a genomic region of Propionispora vibrioides:
- a CDS encoding B12-binding domain-containing radical SAM protein, which translates to MVNIKTLLITLNAKYIHSSLALRYLQAYCSEGCGEIGIKEYTINNKLLNILSDVYKEKPDVIGVACYIWNIEMTMSLIRLIKKVLPRTVVIVGGPEVSYDPAVIMQEQPDIDYLIQGEGEVVLKALLRVLAGYGTVDSIDGLAFRTDGGQVMINGISQTVACLDEVPFPYTESSMKELKDKIIYYESTRGCPFNCQYCLSSATAGVRFRSLELVYEELTFFIKHNVRQVKFVDRTFNAAKRHYLPIMHFLSRQECETNFHFEIAVDLLDEEDIYFLKDVKAGRFQFEIGIQSTNGPTLQAISRVNHWDKITRNVAGLRAIDNIHLHLDLIAGLPEESYWQFGQSFNQVYQLKPHMVQLGFLKMLKGAGIRKNAQKYDYIYTDYAPYEVLANNSISYEELSRLKILEGLVDQFYNSGRFQYVLPFLIEQYGGDAFAFFHFLTVYWENRQYNMVDHSVKACYKHLIDFYNEQKPVTQPELLKELLKFNALMVEGGSVKPEFLPWDDSWEQEKTEFWRSTETVMKYIPDYQFTTWRELKKHYYIEVFSFNVAKYFFQPQAMQQELTPILISYKTKTSYQIIDRQDFCLEKRSK; encoded by the coding sequence GTGGTTAATATAAAAACATTATTAATAACGCTTAATGCCAAATACATTCATTCTTCTTTGGCGCTGCGGTATTTACAGGCCTATTGCAGTGAGGGCTGCGGTGAAATAGGCATCAAAGAGTACACGATTAATAATAAGTTGCTGAATATTCTTAGCGATGTATATAAGGAAAAGCCTGATGTTATAGGTGTTGCCTGTTATATATGGAACATTGAGATGACCATGAGTTTAATCAGGCTGATCAAGAAGGTATTGCCCCGTACCGTGGTTATCGTGGGCGGTCCGGAGGTTTCCTATGATCCGGCTGTCATTATGCAGGAACAGCCGGACATTGATTATCTTATTCAAGGCGAGGGGGAAGTGGTTTTAAAAGCATTGCTAAGAGTATTGGCGGGTTATGGTACGGTGGATTCTATCGACGGGCTGGCCTTTCGGACTGATGGCGGACAGGTTATGATAAATGGCATTAGTCAAACGGTTGCTTGTTTGGATGAAGTACCTTTTCCTTATACTGAATCAAGTATGAAGGAGTTAAAGGACAAAATTATTTATTACGAATCCACCAGGGGATGTCCGTTTAATTGTCAGTACTGTTTGTCAAGTGCTACGGCCGGCGTTCGGTTCCGGAGTTTGGAGCTGGTGTATGAAGAGCTGACTTTCTTCATTAAGCACAACGTAAGGCAGGTTAAGTTTGTTGACCGCACTTTTAATGCCGCCAAACGGCATTATTTGCCGATCATGCATTTTTTGTCCCGTCAGGAGTGTGAAACGAATTTCCATTTTGAAATAGCTGTAGACCTATTAGATGAAGAAGATATTTATTTTTTAAAAGATGTCAAAGCAGGGAGATTTCAATTTGAAATCGGAATTCAATCTACTAATGGACCAACTTTGCAAGCGATCAGCCGGGTTAATCATTGGGATAAAATTACCCGGAATGTGGCAGGTTTAAGAGCGATTGACAATATTCATCTTCATTTAGATTTAATTGCCGGTTTACCGGAAGAAAGCTACTGGCAGTTTGGACAATCCTTTAATCAGGTTTATCAGCTAAAGCCGCACATGGTGCAGCTTGGTTTTTTAAAGATGCTTAAAGGGGCAGGAATACGAAAGAACGCCCAAAAGTATGATTACATATATACTGATTATGCGCCCTATGAAGTATTGGCAAACAACTCAATCAGTTATGAGGAACTTAGCCGGCTTAAAATATTGGAAGGATTGGTTGATCAATTTTATAACAGCGGACGGTTTCAATATGTGCTGCCTTTTTTGATTGAACAATATGGAGGGGATGCTTTTGCTTTCTTTCACTTCCTCACCGTTTATTGGGAAAACCGGCAGTATAATATGGTTGACCATAGCGTTAAGGCCTGCTATAAGCATTTAATCGATTTTTATAATGAGCAAAAACCGGTGACCCAGCCGGAGCTATTGAAAGAACTGCTGAAATTTAATGCACTCATGGTAGAAGGGGGAAGTGTTAAGCCGGAGTTTTTACCATGGGACGATAGCTGGGAACAGGAAAAAACAGAGTTTTGGCGATCGACAGAGACTGTAATGAAATATATACCGGACTATCAATTTACAACGTGGCGCGAACTAAAAAAGCATTACTATATCGAAGTATTTAGCTTTAACGTGGCAAAGTACTTTTTCCAGCCGCAGGCCATGCAGCAGGAATTGACGCCCATTCTTATTTCTTATAAAACAAAGACAAGCTATCAAATTATTGATAGGCAGGATTTCTGTCTGGAGAAGAGGTCTAAATAA
- a CDS encoding N-acetylmuramoyl-L-alanine amidase family protein: MRVILNGQVLPVNIRVNRDILITLRSLARTLHWKLDYDTTKELVYISTQNIAQLTERLPAILEEPESTRLTGKVICLDPGHGGQDTGAIGFANSLEKENNLAIALLVKDRLERNGASILMTHDEDTDIASTSNSQETAAARVSLANESHADIFVSIHNDSFADSQVSGTTTYHYGNAESARLAACIQNSLVEGLGTKDRGVRFGSFYAIRYTAMPSVHIEVAFISNPEEELLLSSADGRNKAAEYIANGIMRYFKV; this comes from the coding sequence ATGCGGGTCATCTTAAACGGTCAGGTGTTACCTGTTAATATTCGTGTTAACAGGGATATACTAATTACATTAAGATCATTAGCCCGGACACTCCACTGGAAACTGGACTATGATACGACGAAAGAGCTTGTGTATATATCCACGCAAAATATTGCTCAACTTACCGAACGGCTGCCTGCAATTTTGGAAGAACCGGAAAGTACCCGTTTGACCGGAAAGGTTATTTGTTTAGATCCTGGCCATGGCGGTCAGGACACTGGCGCTATTGGTTTTGCCAATAGTTTGGAAAAAGAGAACAACCTGGCAATTGCCCTGCTGGTAAAAGACCGGCTGGAAAGAAACGGTGCAAGCATCTTAATGACCCACGACGAGGACACCGATATAGCTTCAACCTCCAATAGCCAGGAAACGGCAGCGGCACGGGTTTCTCTTGCCAACGAAAGTCATGCCGATATTTTTGTCAGTATTCATAATGATTCCTTCGCCGATTCTCAGGTATCGGGTACGACCACCTATCACTACGGCAATGCCGAATCAGCCAGACTGGCAGCCTGTATACAAAATTCTTTAGTGGAAGGCTTGGGCACTAAAGACCGGGGTGTCAGATTCGGCAGTTTTTATGCCATACGTTATACCGCTATGCCTTCGGTTCACATTGAAGTCGCTTTTATCTCCAACCCGGAAGAAGAATTGCTGCTTAGCAGCGCCGACGGACGAAATAAAGCGGCTGAATATATCGCTAATGGCATTATGCGTTATTTCAAGGTATAG